CAACTCGTAATATAAAAAGGAAAATAAAATGCAACTGAACAAAGTTTTAAAGGGTTTGGCAATTGCGCTGCCAATGTTCACTCTAGCGGCGTGTAGCTCAAGCGAAAGCACTGATAGCTCAGCGGCGTCAGAGACCAACACAGGTTCAACAACTGAGCAATCTACGGTAGTAACCTCACCGGTTGAGCAAGAGCCAGTACTTTCTGAGCAGGAGCTTCGCAGTCAGCAGCTACGTCAAGAGCAAACTATCTACTTCAAGTTTGACAATGCTGAAATCCAGCCTGACTACCAGGACATGCTAACTGCACACGCTGAATACCTTCGCGACAACGCGGAAGTTAAAGTGATTGTTGAAGGTCACGCGGATGAGCGCGGTACGCCAGAGTACAACATCGCTCTAGGTGAGCGCCGTGCAAACGCAGTTGCTAAGTACCTTCAGGCGCTAGGCGTATCTGCAAGCCAGATCTCAATTGTTAGCTACGGTGAAGAAAAGCCTCTAGTTCTAGGCCACACTGAAGCTGACTACGCCAAGAACCGTCGTTCGGTTCTGGTTTACTAAGCCATCATAGGTAATTACGATGAACAGTAACACAATGCGCAAGCTCGCATTTACGTTGCTGGTTGGTGCGGCGACCCAGGTGGTCGCCGCACCTGCTCCTGTTACTGAAATTAGCGGTAGCAGTGCGCAGGGCGATAGCCTGGAACGTCTG
This Photobacterium gaetbulicola Gung47 DNA region includes the following protein-coding sequences:
- a CDS encoding putative peptidoglycan-associated lipoprotein (COG2885), whose product is MQLNKVLKGLAIALPMFTLAACSSSESTDSSAASETNTGSTTEQSTVVTSPVEQEPVLSEQELRSQQLRQEQTIYFKFDNAEIQPDYQDMLTAHAEYLRDNAEVKVIVEGHADERGTPEYNIALGERRANAVAKYLQALGVSASQISIVSYGEEKPLVLGHTEADYAKNRRSVLVY